The Pirellulales bacterium genomic interval TTACATCTTCGCCGCTGTTGCTCAGACTGCCGGACCACGGTCCAAACGAACTGACGCCATACATTTGTTGCAGTGCCGTCGGGCTTTCCGACACAACGATGAAGCCACCGGTTGCCAGCGTGGTGCCCGAGGGGAACGTGTAGTGCACGCCGTTCACGAACGAAGCCCCGCTCAAATCGACGGACGTGGTTCCGGGATTGGTCAGCTCGATGAATTCCGTCGGCTTGGTTTTGTCCGGCGGATTGTAGTTAATTTCGTTGATGACCACGCTCCCGGCGGCAAGCTGCAATCGGACTTCCAGCCGCTCGAAATAGCGTCTGGAAAACAGCCGGTGTCGACGGACGTGCCTGCGTTGCGCATTCCCATCCCTGCATCGCTTGGTCATGCATTGCTCCTGATCCCAATCATTCCCCTAACCATTAGCGAATATCAATATATTTGCAATCGCTCACCGCTGCAATAAAAAGATCTTTTATTGTGATCGCTACGAATTAGAAAGCGCCTGTTCGTTTCTGCTTAGACACCCATGTTGGAATTTCGCGAACATTCTTGCATGCAGTTCGGTCGTATCCGCATTCGAAGTGATTTTGAGAATGGAGATTAAATCATTTCGCGTTGACTTCCAATGATTCCGCGTCTGCCACTAGCGTGTTCAAGTTCGTGGCCGTTCCCGAACCAGCCTCGATCACGTTGGGAACTACTTGCATTCATCGGTTGCGTGGTGCTTTCAGTGCGACGTCGAAAAGCAGGCTGACTTGGTCGAGGGGCAGCGTCGTACGGAACCGCCCGGTCGATTTGTGTGTAAATAACTGACACTACCACTGACGATCATGGGACAAATTCAATTCCACATGCGGAATGGGCCAATTGACCCAGTCGGGTAATGTGCAAAGTACCCAATACTCTTCAGCCTGTTGATTTGCATTTGTTTCTTGGCAAGCTAACCTTAAGTGGTAGTCTAGTCATTTGTGGTGTTGTCTTTTCTTTGGCTGAGATTCGATCGGGAGTTAGAGGATGATTTTATCAATCAAACGGTTTATGCGGTCCGATCGTGCCGCAACCGCCGTGGAATATGCAGTGATGTTGGCGTTAATTCTGTTGGTATGCTTCGGAGCGATCGTGCTGGTGGGGCAGGCCACTTCCACAAGCTATACGTCGTCTGCAAATTCATTGAGCGCAGCCTTCGGAAGTTAGGCAATTAGCGCAAGTAACTAGCCTGCGGCATTAGATTACGCGGACGCGCTGAAAATTCGCGAGGTTGATCGCGGGCGAGCCCCGTGTCTGGTAGACAAGCACGGGGAATAAGCTAACCTTTGCGGGTTGCCGCATCCGATGAACATGCGGTATGGCAAGTTGCGGAAGGTGCTAGCACAGCCTCAGCTTGCTCAACCTCAATAATAGCGGCTCTCCTTCGCGCCAAGGGATTACCTGCCCCAGTCCCTGCGAGGAGAGCCGTTTTTTTGATGGCCGCTTTGATTTTATGGAAAATCGGCATTGCCAGAATTGCACCAAGCGCGGATGATGCCATCCCCGCATTCCGGCTTACCGGAATATCATTCGGCGCGGTCTTTAGATTTGGCCCCGTCGATTGCCTTCGATTACCAACCAAGCAAGGAGGTTTGTGTTGGCCATGCAATGCATCGACCTAGCTGTGCGTAAATTTTTGTGCGGACTGGCGATTGCTGTTCTACCAATCACCGCCGGATGTTGGTCTAGCGACACCGCCCCTCCTACCGCCAGCATCAACACGTCGAATTATGGTGGAGTAACACCGTCGAAAAGTGTGCCAGAGCGACGGCTACTGAATTTGCACCCGATGGTATTGATGCGGACCTCCGCCGGCGAATTCACAGTCGAGCTCGATGCTGAACATGCACCGCTTACGGTTGATAACTTTTTAAGCTACGTGCAAACGGGCCAGTACGACGGCACTATTTTCCATCAGGTCTATGACAATTTCATTGTGCTTGGCGGCGGATACGATCCCAACTTCACGCAGCGTCCCACCCAACCGCCGCTGAGGAATGAAGCCCATAACGGATTGAAGAATCGCCGAGGAACCATCGCCATGGCGCGCCAATTGGACAGCATCGATAGCGCAACGTGTCAATTTTTCATCAACTTGGGCAACAATACGACGCTCGATTTTTCCGGCTCCGAGCCCGAACAATACGGATACTGCGTATTTGGCAAGGTCATAAAAGGGATGGAAGTAATCGATCAAATTGCCAACAGTAAAGTCCATAGCACGCCTCAATTTGAAAACGTGCCAGAACGGCCTGTGGTGATCGAATCAATTCGCTGTGTGCCATAGAGCGTGCGTAAAAATTATCATTCTACGGGGATGGATATTCTCTTTCACTTTCCCGCCTGAGCCATTTCGTACGATTTCTTCAATCGCGATAGAAGTTCTTCGGCCGTGTAGATGCGCCCTGTCGAAGCGTTGAAATTGGTCCCACGCAAACTGGGAGCTATCATCCACGATTGGTTCTGACGTGGCGTGCTGGTTCCCAGGTTCAATATCTTTTTGTACCCATCATTGCTCGTGATGAGTGCATCGACGGTTTCCGGCCCCAGCGTGACATGATCGAGCTGATCGACACGGCTGTAACCCATCGGGTCTCTATTAATTTGCCGCATGAACTTCTTTCCGGCGGCCGAGCGGAACTGACGAACGATGGCTTCGCTATCGCCGGGCACCAAACTTACGATTTCTAGCCGATCGTTTACGGTCCAACCCAATCGCGTAAAACGATCGAACATGGGGTCTACTTCATTTCGGGAGAGGACGTCGCCTGGCTGATAATCCGCCAAACTGTTCAATTGTTGAGCGACAACTTTCTCCACTTGGTCCCAGGAGGGAAGCCTTGGAACGGACGCATAAGCTAATAAATCTGTCAAAGCGGCGGTCATTACGGTTCCTAAAAATGCAATCCTCAGGTTTAGAAGTTTCGTCATTTTTGCCATGATTCGGTTGAATTTGGGTGTTTTGAAGAGACAGCGGATACATAAAGCCGTTGAAAAACCGCAGTTGTCTTACGCCTTTTTACATGCTCATGAAAGCCTAGCATGTATGTCATCGGCTGAATGCTGGCTTTGGGCACGGTATATGCATGGAAAGCAAACCTCCTGTGAACCTGAAAAACCCGTTTGCTGTCTGGCAATTCTGTTCACTGCTTTCATGCAGCGCGGCAAGGGATAGCGTGGTTTGCCACATTTAACAGTTTTACACATTTGTAAATTTTGCGTGATCTATTTGCTTCGGGCCAGGAAGGGTCGTACAATATGCGACATCAATGGCGATCGGGCAATTCGGTAGTAGGAGATACCGTCATGTCGAAGCCCGTGTATTATGTTCAGGAATGCCCCACCTGCGGTCGGAGTCTGGAAATTCGGGTGGCACATTTAGGCAAACAAGTGGTTTGCCAACATTGCTTGGCCGAATTTGAAGCACGCGATCCGGCGAACAAGCAGCTTTCAGCTTCAGATTCGAGTCAAAATTTGCTCGCTCTGGCCGATGAGTTGCTGGCGACGGTTGACCGACAGCACGAAGCCAAAGCCGAGTGGGCGTCTTGAACATCGTTGTGCGCAGCCTGACGAAGTCGCAAGTGCATCGTTTTAACGGTGTGCGTTTACCACATCGTCTCCAAAATCAAGGTTAATTCATCATCGGAAATCTCGCGCGGATTTCCCGCAAGGCTGTTACCGTGCGAGCCAGCTACCAAGGCGGGAATTTGCTCGCGGCGTACTTGCAAGTCTCGCAGGCGTGTGGGAATTCCTAATTCGGTAACCAGCGATTCCATGTGCTGAACGAACGCATAGACGGCAGCACTTTGATTTCCGAACGAACTTTCCTTCGTTGCATAAAGCCCAGCAGCTCGCGCCAGCGCGGCCAGTTCTTTCTCGGCCACGTCACGATTCGCCTTTAGTGCCACCGGCAGCATCACCGCACAAGCCAGGCCGTGCGATACATGGCACTCCGCGCCGAGTGCAGCCGCCAAGCCATGAGCCAAGCCCAGCCCGGAATTTGCCAACGCCATTCCGGAAAGTAGCGCCGCCTGCGACATCGCTTCGCGCGCCCAGCGGCAACTACCATTTCGTACGGCTTCTGGCAGGGCCGGCAGCGCCAGTTGAATGCCTTGCACGCACAAAGCGCGCGGCAACGGTTTGGCCCGCCGCGATATGTAACTTTCGATCAACTGCGTAATGGCGTCCATGCCGGTGTGCGCGGTGACTGTGGCCGGAGCGCTTGTAGTCAGCTCGGGGTCGATCAGCACAATCCTCGGCAGCATCAGGTCTGATCGCAGGCTCTTTTTGAACGGCGGGTTGTAGCTGCTGATGACGGCGTTCTTCGTCGCCTCGCTGCCTGTGCCCGCGGTGGTGGGCACGGCCAGCAAGGGCAGGGGCGGTTGAACAATTTTCAAACCGCGGCCAACGCCTTCCAAATAATCAGTAACCGTCGTGCTGTCTCGATTGGTGGCTATGGCGGCGGCGGCTTTGGCTAAATCGATCGCCGAGCCGCCCCCCAGGCCAATCACAAAATCGCCCGCACTGGCATGTTGTTCCACCAGTGCCGCGGTCAGCCGATCGACATCACCCACCTCCGGCTCGTGCGAAATCGAAGCCACGTGCAGCGGCTCCACGCCGGCGGCTTCTAGCAGCCGAAGCAGCTCGTCGAGCGTGCCGTTTTTCTCCAGCGTGCGGGAACCAGTCACCACAAACGCGCGGCGGCCCAAGCTAGCGGCCAGCGTTCCAATTTCCCGCCGTCGCCCCCAGCCGAATACAATTCGCGGCGGTGCGAGAAAATCGTATTCCAGCGGCGGCAGCGGAAAGCCAATCGCCGGGCTTAAAGTCGGAGGAGTCGAATGATCGGCTGGGGGCATGCCGCCATTCTCGGTTCGTCCAGTGCAATCTACAATACGGCCATGGTCGAGTCGCTGGAAATCACGCCCGCCGCAGGCCCCGTTCGGGGAAGCATTCGCCCGCCGGGCTCGAAAAGCATTACCAATCGGGCGCTCATCTGCGCCGCGCTGGCCGAAGGGGAATCGATACTTGCCGGCGCTCTGCCCAGTGAAGATACGCAAGTGATGATCGAATCGCTCCGCCGCCTTGGCATTGCCGTGAACGCCACCGACGGCGGCCAAACACCGCACCTGACTGGCTGTGGCGGAAAAATTCCCGCGGCCGGGGCAGATTTGTACATCGCCAACAGCGGCACCAGCGTGCGATTTCTCACGGCGCTGTCGTCGCTGGGGCAGGGGCGTTTCCGGTTGGATGGAACCGCCCGCATGCGCGAGCGCCCCATTGCGGATTTGCTGGAAGGCTTGGCGCAACTGGGCGTGAATTTGAATAGCGAACTGGGCAACGGCTGTCCGCCGGTCGTGGTGCACGCTGCAAGCTTGGCCGGCGGCCGAGCAAAAATTCGGGGCGATATTTCCAGCCAATTTCTCAGCGGCTTGCTGTTGGTCGCCCCGTATGCGCAACACGGGGTCGAGTTGAGCATCGAAGGGGAGCTGGTTTCGCAACCATACATACGGCTCACCTTGGCAGTGATGCGCTCCTTCGGCGTGGACGTACCCGGGGAAAATTTGCGGCAGTTCCACATCGTGCCGGGCAAATATCGCGGGCAGAATTATGCGATCGAGCCCGACGCCAGCGCGGCGAGTTATTTTTTTGCTGCCGCAGCCATCACCGGCGGCGAAGCAATCGTGCAGGGATTGTCGCAGCAAAGCTTGCAAGGGGACGTGGCTTTTGTGGAATGCTTGGAAAGGATGGGATGCAGCGTAAGGGAGCAGGAAGTAGGAAGTAGGGAACAGGGAGCAGGAGGAATCGTGATGACTGGGCCGGGGAAGGGAAAAAAACTGCACGGCATCAGCGTGAACATGAACGCCATTAGCGATACCGTGCAAACGCTGGCCGCGGTCGCGCTGTTTGCCGACGGGCCAACCACCATCACCGGCGTGGCCCACATCCGGCATAAGGAAACCGATCGCATTGGAAATCTGGCCCTCGAGCTGCGCAAGTTCGGCGCCACCGTCGACGAATTGCCGGACGGGTTGCGGATTGCGCCGCCTGCTAAGCCGCAAGCGGCGCGCATCGCCACCTACAACGATCACCGCATGGCGATGAGCCTGGCCTTGGTCGGCCTGAAAGTTCCCGGCGTGGTGATTGAGAATCCTGGTTGCACGGGCAAAACTTACCCCGGGTTTTTTGATGACCTTGCGAAATTGGTGACAGGACGCGGCTAGGGAAGAAATGTGGAATGGGGAGTGCGAATGAAATGTGGAATGGGGATTGGGGAATTGATAAAAAATGTGGAATGGGGATTGGGGAATGGAGAATGCGGAAACGTGAAGTTTTTTCGGGACGCGATATTTTTTCAGTGAATTCGTTTTTGTCCTGGATTTTTTATTTGCGGACAGAATGCGGACGTTTTGTCGCCATCGCAGCCTGGGCGAGGCAGGTTTTTCCCGTGCAAACTGAAATTGCCCACGACAAAAGTCGCGGAGTTTAAGTCCGGCTATGAGAGTTTTCGGCAATTTGTTCAGCGCGATTGACATGGCGGACCTAGTAGCAGGCGGCAGGCGGCGGGCAGTAGGCGGCGGGTAGCGGGCGGCATGCAGTAGGCGGTTGGCTGCCGGTTGCAGACCGCCTGCTGCCAGCGTCTAGTCTCTTGTTGGGAACCAGCAGGCTGTTTACCGCCTACTGCTAGTACGATACATGCGTACACTATAACGAATTCCACGAGAGATTCAACCGAGTTTTTGTGCCACGCGTTGGCTTGGCATAGCAAGCGCAAACATCCTTAATCGCTCCCTGATTTCGCGTCACTCTTATATCGTTCCCAAAATTCGGCAGCACGCGTTAAAGGGATTCGTTTTGCGGTAGTGTCCTAACAGTGTGGTGCTGAATTTAGAACCGTCTGTCAGGCACGGACTCCGCAGCATCGCGTGGTGTTCTGATTGGTCTGAATCCGTCTGGGTAAACAAGTTGCCGCTCAAAAACGAATCGAATCTTATAGACCGTTAGCACGCTTGAATTGCTCAAGCGTAAGGAATCGGGTTGACCGGCCTGATTCTTCGTATGGGTCAATTGCGACATATCTAAACCCTCCGTTCCGCATTGATTGGATATGAAAATCGACATTGGACTTTGCCGGAATTGGCCATATCTGTGCGAGCGGGGATTGCGAATCACGAGCACGCTCAGCTAGCAGTTCTTCGGTAAAAATAGCGATGCCGCGTATATTCTCGTCTTCTTCGGAGACACACTTTAGCGGAGATATTCCTTTCGATTCATCTACGACCATGAACAATGGCAACGTGACGACAAAGTCTTCGTCTTCCATGATGGCATGCCCTTTGGTTGACGCTGAGAGCCCAATGGCATACCATGCAAGTGACGAGTCGCATGGGCCTTTTGGCTCATAATGAAAGCCGTCCGCAGCAACGGACGGCTTTTTATTTTATCCGCCGAGAACGGTAGAGAATAGCTCGTCAAAACTCGAAATATGGTCAGTAATTCCGGCCATCATGCAAGCGGTCGGGCGCTTCTGACCGCTCTTGCCCGGCTTGCGAGTCCGCAGCAGTAATTGTAGTAAGCCGCGAACATTGCGAAAGCCGCCTCTAGGTTTTCCAGTTTCTTGGAAAAGCACAGCGTCAATCTGTTCAAAGCGGTTTCTTTGAGACATCGCGGATAATAACGGCGTGTCCATTGCTAACAATCGGCGTAATACTTGATGAACTGTTTTCGCGGATTAATGGCTCACACGGCGAAGGTTAGCGGCACGGTAAATGTTACGCTAATCCAGCACGCTTACCGCCGGCCTGGAAAAACCGAAGCGGCGGCGTAAGCCTGGCGGCAAGCGCGAATGAATCTATGAAATTGCCGAATTCACAACTCCGCGGTGATTTCGGAAACAAGGATCGTTGGGTAATTGCTCGGTCCGGCGCATTCGGTCGTGGGTCGGGATTCACATTGATGGCAGCGGTGGTTGTCATCGCAGACCGTATGTGATTGGATACGGATTGCCCCCGGCCGTGGGCCGGGGGCTAAATGGGACCGGTGAAACCGGTTTAAATGCGCGCAAAAAGCAAGCGGCCGGTTGATGGGTCAACCGGCCGCTTAAAAGCGAGAGTTTCGCGTTATCGTTTCGATCCGTCGCGGGGGTCAACCGCGATGGGTTGTTTATTATCGGCGATCGGGCGGGACTTGTCCGCCGCGGGCTGCTGTCCGCTTCCTGACGGTTGCGGCGGGAAGCCCGCGGGGAGCGTTAGACCAACTCTTTACGGGCGCCAATCAACGTCTTCAAGCGTTCGGCCAACAGGGCTACGTCGAACGGCTTCTTGAAGGTTTCGTTGATGGTGGAGCGATCGAAGCTGATGCTGTTGCCGTCATCGGGCAACAAGGCAATCAGAATCACTTCGCCATACTGCGGATTGCGGCGGAGATTTTGGCAGATCTGCAGGGCTTCCACCCGGCCGATGCTGAAATCTACCACGATGCAATCGGGATGGAAGCTTTCGGCCTGAATGCCGGCTTCAAACCCACTGGCGGCGGTGGCCAGCTTGAACGACTTTTCGATGGGCAAATTACGCTTCAAATTTTCAATGAGCACTTGGTCTTGGCCAACGACCAACACCTTGGCCATTGCTTCGTCTTCCAGCTCTCCCAGCGGCATGCCATGTTCTTTGAGGAACTTGATCAAGTATTCGCGCGGGATGCGACGGTCCTGGGAACCAGGAATCCGATAGCCACGCAAGCGGCCGGAATCGAACCATTTACTGACCGTGCGCGGGGCCACTTTACAGATCTTGGCGACCTGTCCGGTTGTAAAAACCTTCATCGCAGGCTCTCCCTTAACTCTCGCTTTGGTTTTTGAACTGGCGTCGGTTGCGGTGGTGGACACCACGACAACTGGCGCTTTGCCCTGTGCTTGCGTCGCTCGCCGGGGGCGAACGTGGTTGGCTGCGGGGGCTGCCAACACAACACAAACTCTGGGTTCAGGGCGTTTTAGTCGCTTCTTTTAGTCGGCCTGGTTCAGTTCCCTCTGAACTCGTGCCTATGTTTGGACATCGGCACACCGGGCATTCGGAAATGGGCGAAAAACCCTAAGATGGCGAACCGTGCGTTCAACCGTCTCCTTGTTTTCGGCTCATCCCGCATACTCGGCAGAGGGATGGTACAAGGGGAGAGCTACGAGAGAGCCCGCCGAAATAATCGCTTTCGGCGGCAAGCTCGCCCTGCGGCGAGACTCCGGTGGCAGGTTCCCCCCTGCAGCCTGTTTCGCGTTTCGCCTGGACACGTTGCCCAAGTTGCACACAGAACAAGCCTTCCGATTGTTAGCATCGTTTCCGGCCGCCAGCAGACTTTAGAAACTTTGTCCGTTCATACCGTCCATTCCCATAGATTCGGCCGTGGCGGACTCAACCGTGGGTCCGTTGGGGTAAAATGGAGGGATTAAGCCCGTTATAACGGGCTGATGGCGATAGCAAGCATCGATGTGCGATCGGGCCCGGCTACATCGTCATTTTACGCTTGGGGGTTGGCGAGGCCAGCACGGTGCTCTCACCCGACTGACACAGTCGGGCTATGTAGAATTGCCGGCGGGCACAGTCGGGCTATGTAGAATTGCCGACGGGCACAATTGGGCTATGTAGAATTGCCCGACTGGCACAATCGGGTTATGTAACCACGATGCAAATTTCCGAGGGCAGGCTGCTACTGTTCGCCCACGAGAAGCCAGAGTTGGCTTTTGGCGCTATCGCTAGCGGCACGCTGCACCAGATTGCCATCATCGTCAACATCGAGCACCAGTCCGCTGGCTTTTGATTTTAAGCGCAGGGGCTTATCTTTCGACGAGGCGCCGCCGACCCAGATCCAGCGTTGGCTGTCGGCGTTTTCCGATTTGCTTTCCGC includes:
- a CDS encoding iron-containing alcohol dehydrogenase — translated: MPPADHSTPPTLSPAIGFPLPPLEYDFLAPPRIVFGWGRRREIGTLAASLGRRAFVVTGSRTLEKNGTLDELLRLLEAAGVEPLHVASISHEPEVGDVDRLTAALVEQHASAGDFVIGLGGGSAIDLAKAAAAIATNRDSTTVTDYLEGVGRGLKIVQPPLPLLAVPTTAGTGSEATKNAVISSYNPPFKKSLRSDLMLPRIVLIDPELTTSAPATVTAHTGMDAITQLIESYISRRAKPLPRALCVQGIQLALPALPEAVRNGSCRWAREAMSQAALLSGMALANSGLGLAHGLAAALGAECHVSHGLACAVMLPVALKANRDVAEKELAALARAAGLYATKESSFGNQSAAVYAFVQHMESLVTELGIPTRLRDLQVRREQIPALVAGSHGNSLAGNPREISDDELTLILETMW
- a CDS encoding response regulator, with translation MKVFTTGQVAKICKVAPRTVSKWFDSGRLRGYRIPGSQDRRIPREYLIKFLKEHGMPLGELEDEAMAKVLVVGQDQVLIENLKRNLPIEKSFKLATAASGFEAGIQAESFHPDCIVVDFSIGRVEALQICQNLRRNPQYGEVILIALLPDDGNSISFDRSTINETFKKPFDVALLAERLKTLIGARKELV
- a CDS encoding peptidylprolyl isomerase — protein: MQCIDLAVRKFLCGLAIAVLPITAGCWSSDTAPPTASINTSNYGGVTPSKSVPERRLLNLHPMVLMRTSAGEFTVELDAEHAPLTVDNFLSYVQTGQYDGTIFHQVYDNFIVLGGGYDPNFTQRPTQPPLRNEAHNGLKNRRGTIAMARQLDSIDSATCQFFINLGNNTTLDFSGSEPEQYGYCVFGKVIKGMEVIDQIANSKVHSTPQFENVPERPVVIESIRCVP
- a CDS encoding response regulator, whose product is MSKPVYYVQECPTCGRSLEIRVAHLGKQVVCQHCLAEFEARDPANKQLSASDSSQNLLALADELLATVDRQHEAKAEWAS
- the aroA gene encoding 3-phosphoshikimate 1-carboxyvinyltransferase, yielding MIGWGHAAILGSSSAIYNTAMVESLEITPAAGPVRGSIRPPGSKSITNRALICAALAEGESILAGALPSEDTQVMIESLRRLGIAVNATDGGQTPHLTGCGGKIPAAGADLYIANSGTSVRFLTALSSLGQGRFRLDGTARMRERPIADLLEGLAQLGVNLNSELGNGCPPVVVHAASLAGGRAKIRGDISSQFLSGLLLVAPYAQHGVELSIEGELVSQPYIRLTLAVMRSFGVDVPGENLRQFHIVPGKYRGQNYAIEPDASAASYFFAAAAITGGEAIVQGLSQQSLQGDVAFVECLERMGCSVREQEVGSREQGAGGIVMTGPGKGKKLHGISVNMNAISDTVQTLAAVALFADGPTTITGVAHIRHKETDRIGNLALELRKFGATVDELPDGLRIAPPAKPQAARIATYNDHRMAMSLALVGLKVPGVVIENPGCTGKTYPGFFDDLAKLVTGRG
- a CDS encoding Flp family type IVb pilin, giving the protein MILSIKRFMRSDRAATAVEYAVMLALILLVCFGAIVLVGQATSTSYTSSANSLSAAFGS